One stretch of Monomorium pharaonis isolate MP-MQ-018 chromosome 10, ASM1337386v2, whole genome shotgun sequence DNA includes these proteins:
- the LOC105838716 gene encoding ran-specific GTPase-activating protein produces MPENVINGDHIDVKSANCEPPQDNDEENTENDVHFEPIISLPLIEVSNNEEDETEMLKLRAKLYRYDTSNNPAEWKERGTGEVKLLRHKTKNTVRVVMRRDKTLKICANHFITPWMELKPNCGSDRAWVWSVLADYADEQLKPELLAIRFANAENASKWKEAFEKAKKIVGSECEIYAGKDNLEQKRIDSDSDSSSDVSYSESTDNEDQTKFKRTEGSDAISQQKNIQEQTEEKVITNEEKIVDEIAKLKVKNEVEKQ; encoded by the exons ATGCCAGAGAACGTA ATAAACGGTGATCATATTGATGTGAAAAGTGCCAACTGTGAACCACCTCAAGATAATGATGAGGAGAATACCGAAAATGATGTCCACTTTGAACCGATAATTTCATTGCCTTTGATAGAAGTATCCAATAATGAAGAAGATGAGACAGAGATgttaaaact ACGGGCAAAGTTGTATCGTTATGATACGTCGAACAATCCTGCAGAATGGAAGGAACGTGGCACGGGAGAAGTCAAACTGCTGAgacacaaaacaaaaaatacagttaGAGTAGTCATGCGTAGAGACAAAACCCTCAAGATCTGTGCGAATCATTTCATCACTCCATGGATGGAATTAAAACCAAACTGTGGCAGTGATAGAGCATGGGTTTGGAGCGTACTTGCCGATTATGCTGATGAACAACTCAAGCCAGAATTACTTGCGATACGTTTTGCAAATGCTGAAA ACGCGTCAAAGTGGAAGGAAGCGTTTGAAAAGGCTAAGAAGATTGTAGGATCTGAATGTGAAATTTATGCTGGTAAAGATAATTTGGAACAAAAGCGCATTGACAGTGATAGTGATTCCAGCAGCGATGTAAGTTATAGTGAAAGTACTGATAATGAAGATCAAACAAAGTTTAAACGGACTGAAGGCTCTGACGCGATTTCTCAGCAGAAGAATATTCAGGAACAGACGGAAGAAAAAGTGATAacaaatgaagaaaaaatagtcgatgaaattgcaaaattaaaagtgaagaACGAAGTTGAGAAGCAATAA
- the LOC105838707 gene encoding serine/threonine-protein phosphatase alpha-2 isoform: MAETDKLNIDNIIARLLEVRGARPGKNVQLTEVEIRGLCLKSREIFLSQPILLELEAPLKICGDIHGQYYDLLRLFEYGGFPPESNYLFLGDYVDRGKQSLETICLLLAYKIKYPENFFLLRGNHECASINRIYGFYDECKRRYNIKLWKTFTDCFNCLPVAAIVDEKIFCCHGGLSPDLQSMEQIRRIMRPTDVPDQGLLCDLLWSDPDKDTMGWGENDRGVSFTFGAEVVAKFLHKHDFDLICRAHQVVEDGYEFFAKRQLVTLFSAPNYCGEFDNAGAMMSVDETLMCSFQILKPADKRKFTYGGLNAGRPVTPPRGANNKNKKK; the protein is encoded by the exons ATGGCTGAGACCGACAAATTGAATATCGATAACATCATAGCTCGGCTCTTGGAAG TACGAGGAGCAAGACCAGGCAAGAATGTTCAGTTGACAGAAGTGGAAATTAGAGGACTGTGTCTCAAGTCACGTGAAATTTTTCTATCGCAACCTATCCTTTTAGAACTCGAAGCACCATTGAAAATATGTG gtGATATTCATGGACAATACTACGACTTGTTGCGATTATTCGAGTACGGTGGCTTTCCTCCCGAAAGCAACTATCTTTTCTTAGGAGATTACGTTGATAGAGGGAAGCAGTCGTTGGAAACTATCTGTCTACTTCTTGcctataaaatcaaatatccagaaaactttttcttattaagaGGAAATCACGAATGTGCATCCATTAATAGGATATACGGATTTTATGATGAAT gTAAACGTCGTTACAACATTAAACTCTGGAAAACGTTTACCGATTGTTTTAATTGTCTGCCTGTTGCCGCGATAGTAgacgaaaagatattttgcTGCCATGGAGGCTTGAGTCCAGATCTGCAAAGCATGGAGCAGATCCGACGAATCATGCGACCGACAGATGTACCTGACCAGGGATTGCTCTGTGATTTATTATGGTCCGATCCTGATAAAGACACTATGGGTTGGGGCGAAAACGACCGTGGGGTATCGTTCACTTTCGGAGCAGAAGTCGTTGCCAAGTTTTTACACAAACATGACTTTGATCTTATATGCCGTGCGCATCag gTGGTGGAAGATGGTTACGAATTTTTTGCCAAACGGCAGTTAGTGACACTGTTCTCGGCTCCGAACTACTGCGGCGAGTTTGATAATGCAGGTGCCATGATGTCAGTAGACGAGACTCTCATGTGCAGTTTCCAAATTTTGAAACCGGCCGATAAAAGGAAATTTACTTACGGTGGTCTGAATGCTGGACGGCCTGTGACGCCACCACGGGGCGCtaacaacaaaaataagaaaaagtga
- the LOC105838701 gene encoding retinoblastoma-binding protein 5 homolog: MNLELLESFGQNYPEEFDGTLDCISLAVTCTFNKRGTLLAVGCNDGRIVIWDFLTRGIAKIISAHVHPVCSLSWSRNGHKLLSASTDNNVCIWDVLSGECDQKYRFPSPILKIQFHPRNLNKFLVCPMRHAAVMVDVEGTHRVIPLDEDSDLNIVASFDRRGDYVYTGNARGRVLVLDAETLSVKASYKITQGTASNTAVKSIEFARRGSCFLVNTADRVIRVYDSTEILACGKDGEPEPIQKLQDLVNKTMWKKCCFSGDGEYVCAGSARQHALYVWEKSIGNLVKILHGTKGELLLDVVWHPVRPIIASISSGVVSIWAQNQVENWSAFAPDFKELDENVEYEERESEFDLSDEDKSVVQGEEAQDEEIEVDVSSIDRVAAFCSSDEETEDIGSLQFLPISPDVEDSEDNQVTPHEPPMKKHRSHDIDLQGAPIDETHPLLNKGKDKPTTKKGRPRLEHKKGK, from the exons ATGAATCTGGAATTATTgg aatcaTTTGGTCAGAACTATCCAGAA gAATTTGATGGCACTTTAGACTGTATATCCCTCGCTGTTACCTGTACATTTAATAAGAGGGGAACATTACTTGCTGTAGGATGCAATGATGGAAGAATAGTCATTTGGGATTTTCTGACTCGTGGTATAGCTAAAATTATTAGTGCTCATGTACATCCTGTATGTTCATTAAG TTGGTCTAGAAATggtcataaattattaagtgcATCTACAGACAATAATGTTTGCATATGGGATGTTTTATCCGGAGAATGTGATCAGAAGTATAGATTTCCTTCTCCAATATTGAAAATACAGTTTCATCCAAGAAATCTCAACAAGTTTTTGGTATGCCCAATGCGCCATGCTGCTGTTATGGTTGATGTTGAAGGAACACATAGAGTTATACCACTTGACGAAGAT AGTGATTTAAACATAGTAGCATCATTTGATCGACGTGGAGATTATGTGTATACAGGAAACGCTCGTGGTAGAGTTTTAGTTCTTGATGCTGAGACATTAAGTGTAAAAGCTTCTTACAAAATAACACAAGGCACTGCTAGTAATACAGCAGTAAAGAGTATAGAGTTTGCACGACGAGGCTCCTGTTTTCTAGTTAATACCGCTGATAGAGTAATTCGCGTATATGACAGTACTGAAATATTAGCGTGTGGCAAGGATGGTGAACCTGAGCCAATACAAAAGCTGCAAGATcttgtaaataaaacaatgtgGAAAAAATGTTGCTTTTCCGGGGATGGAGAATATGTGTGCGCTGGATCAGCAAGACAACACGCACTATATGTATGGGAAAAGAGTATCGGAAACTTGGTGAAAATTTTACATGGAACCAAAGGCGAGCTTTTACTCGATGTTGtg TGGCATCCAGTGAGGCCGATAATCGCATCCATATCATCTGGTGTAGTTTCCATTTGGGCACAAAATCAGGTAGAGAATTGGTCTGCGTTTGCACCAGATTTCAAAGAGTTGGatgaaaatgttgaatatGAGGAAAGGGAAAGTGAATTTGATTTGAGCGATGAAGATAAGTCTGTTGTACAAGGTGAAGAGGCTCAGGACGAAGAAATAGAAGTTGACGTTTCTTCAATTGACAGAGTCGCTGCATTTTGCAGCTCTGATGAGGAAACTGAAGATATCGGTTCTCTTCAATTTTTACCTATATCTCCGGATGTGGAAGATTCTGAGGATAATCAGGTAACGCCACATGAACCACCAATGAAGAAACATCGGTCACACGATATAGATTTACAGGGGGCACCAATTGATG AAACTCATCCCTTGCTAAACAAAGGAAAGGATAAGCCGACTACAAAGAAGGGAAGACCAAgattagaacataaaaaaggaaaatag
- the LOC105838723 gene encoding endoplasmic reticulum resident protein 29, which translates to MIRSNFVLILIIAAFHVTVGDDCKGCVPLDSYSFDKVIPKFKAVLVKFDVAFPYGGKHEQYATVAADTKDSHDLLIATVGVKDFGNKDNSDLAQRYNIKKDDFPVVLLFVQSKSEPIRFSPERDSDFTGEYMKRFIRSRSKVYLGLPGCVERLDKLAEEFKVAGEQDRQEILKKAKIFEETLPEEQREAAKIYVKTMEKILERGDVFVQTEETRVQGLLYRGKLSDQKKRAMEERRNILQSFSARDEL; encoded by the exons ATGATCCGATCGAATTTTGTGCTTATCCTCATCATCGCTGCTTTCCACGTTACTGTTGGTGATGATTGTAAAGGATGCGTGCCCTTGGATTCATATTCGTTTGACAAG GTTATCCCAAAGTTCAAGGCAGTACTCGTTAAATTCGACGTCGCATTTCCGTATGGTGGTAAGCACGAGCAATATGCGACTGTAGCGGCCGATACCAAGGATTCGCATGATCTTTTGATAGCCACAGTGGGCGTAAAAGACTTTGGCAATAAGGATAACTCTGATCTGGCGCaacgttataatattaaaaaagacgaCTTTCCAGTAGTTTTACTATTCGTACAAAGCAAATCGGAACCAATAAGATTTTCTCCCGAAAGAGATTCTGATTTTACGGGTGAATATATGAAACGCTTTATCAGATCAAGATCAAAAGTTTATCTGGGCCTGCCAGGATGCGTGGAACGGCTAGATAAGCTAGCCGAAGAATTCAAAGTCGCGGGAGAGCAGGATAGACAG gagaTATTGAagaaagcaaaaatttttgaagagaCTTTACCAGAAGAGCAACGAGAAGCagcaaaaatttatgtaaaaactatggaaaaaattttggaGCGGGGCGATGTATTTGTACAAACGGAAGAAACACGCGTACAGGGGCTTCTTTATAGAGGAAAACTGTCTGATCAAAAAAAGCGTGCGATGGAAGAGAGACGAAACATCTTGCAATCTTTTTCAGCAAGGGATGAATTGTAG